A stretch of Pleionea litopenaei DNA encodes these proteins:
- a CDS encoding phage integrase N-terminal domain-containing protein → MSKNISYDLHLLQRRNRDGSIATQSNRNRILQQMGKQLHELGFRNMQAKSLKEKHVDALVKKWQADGLSAGTMKNRMSTLRWWAEKIGKRNIVARDNSHYGIDDRQYVSQESKAQKLENETLGKIKDPYLKMSLELQREFGLRREESMKFQPSYADQGDFIRLKASWTKGGRERVVPITSESQRTALDKAHKIAGRGSLIPPNKKYIQQLRLYEKHTSEVGLSKLHGLRHEYAQRRYCELTGWKAPVAGGPSSKQLTAEQKQLDRSVRLQISEELGHSREQITTVYLGR, encoded by the coding sequence ATGAGTAAAAATATTTCTTATGATTTACACCTTCTTCAAAGAAGAAATCGAGATGGAAGTATTGCAACTCAGTCGAATAGAAATCGAATTTTACAGCAGATGGGAAAGCAGCTACATGAGTTAGGTTTTCGAAACATGCAGGCTAAGTCATTAAAAGAAAAGCATGTTGATGCTTTGGTGAAAAAATGGCAAGCCGATGGCCTCTCAGCAGGAACTATGAAAAACAGAATGTCCACTTTGCGATGGTGGGCTGAAAAGATAGGTAAGCGAAATATAGTAGCTAGAGATAATTCTCACTACGGCATTGACGATAGGCAGTATGTTTCCCAGGAAAGTAAAGCCCAAAAGCTTGAAAATGAAACTCTGGGTAAAATTAAAGATCCCTATTTAAAAATGAGCTTGGAGCTTCAAAGAGAGTTTGGGTTGCGTAGAGAGGAATCTATGAAGTTTCAACCCTCTTACGCCGACCAAGGAGATTTCATAAGGTTAAAGGCTAGTTGGACTAAAGGCGGTCGTGAGCGAGTAGTTCCGATAACATCAGAGTCACAAAGAACAGCGTTAGATAAAGCTCATAAAATAGCAGGCAGAGGGTCGTTAATTCCCCCTAATAAAAAGTATATACAGCAGTTAAGGCTTTATGAAAAACATACTTCAGAAGTAGGTCTTTCTAAGCTTCACGGGCTACGTCATGAGTATGCGCAAAGAAGATATTGTGAGCTTACGGGGTGGAAGGCTCCCGTAGCTGGTGGCCCAAGCTCAAAACAGTTAACAGCAGAACAAAAGCAGTTAGATCGTAGTGTTAGGCTCCAGATATCAGAAGAGTTGGGGCATTCGAGAGAGCAAATAACAACAGTATATTTAGGACGATAA